Proteins encoded in a region of the Chitinophagales bacterium genome:
- a CDS encoding HigA family addiction module antitoxin, with amino-acid sequence MNMLKNIHPGEILQEEFLLPMEISAYRLSKDTFIPQTRISEIVKGKRRITADTALRLSKYFGTSARFWLGLQNDYDLEEQSQLKSKELKGIKPFQHAQFLP; translated from the coding sequence ATGAACATGCTAAAAAACATACATCCCGGTGAAATTTTACAAGAAGAATTTCTATTGCCCATGGAAATTTCTGCCTATCGTTTGTCCAAAGACACTTTTATTCCGCAAACACGAATCAGTGAAATAGTCAAAGGCAAAAGGCGAATTACAGCCGACACAGCATTGAGGTTGTCAAAATATTTTGGAACAAGTGCCAGGTTCTGGTTGGGCCTTCAAAATGATTATGATCTGGAAGAGCAAAGTCAGTTAAAAAGCAAAGAATTGAAAGGAATCAAACCTTTTCAACATGCGCAGTTTTTACCTTGA